Proteins found in one Muntiacus reevesi chromosome 2, mMunRee1.1, whole genome shotgun sequence genomic segment:
- the SEPHS2 gene encoding selenide, water dikinase 2 has protein sequence MAEVAATGAGGEAMAAVAAGEGSLGPVCLPLGRGFSNYRPFEPQALGLSPSWRLTGFSGMKGUGCKVPQETLLKLLAGLTRPEVLPAPGRGLVGGLEETAQEAGLPVRAELSPPFPTLGIGMDSCVIPLRHGGLSLVQTTDFFYPLVEDPYMMGRIACANVLSDLYAMGVTECDNMLMLLSVSQSMPEEEREKITPLMIKGFRDAAEEGGTAVTGGQTVVNPWIIIGGVATVVCQPNEFILPDSAVVGDVLVLTKPLGTQVAVNAHQWLDNPERWNKIKMVVSREEVELGYQEAMFNMATLNRIAAGLMHTFNAHAATDITGFGILGHSQNLAKQQRNEVSFVIHNLPIIAKMAAISKASGRFGLLQGTSAETSGGLLICLPREQAARFCSEIKSSKYGEGHQAWIVGIVEKGNRTARIIDKPRVIEVLPRGTTATPLAPENSSASSEPSL, from the coding sequence ATGGCGGAAGTCGCGGCGACTGGCGCGGGCGGAGAGGCTATGGCGGCAGTGGCGGCAGGGGAAGGCTCCTTGGGCCCGGTGTGCTTGCCTCTAGGCCGGGGCTTCTCGAACTACCGGCCTTTCGAACCCCAGGCGTTGGGTCTCAGCCCGAGCTGGCGTCTCACCGGCTTCTCTGGCATGAAGGGCTGAGGCTGCAAGGTCCCCCAGGAGACGCTGCTCAAACTCCTGGCGGGACTGACGCGACCGGAGGTGCTGCCCGCGCCGGGCCGGGGCCTGGTCGGAGGCCTTGAAGAGACGGCCCAGGAAGCCGGTCTGCCCGTGAGGGCGGAACTcagccctcccttccccaccctgggcATTGGGATGGACTCCTGTGTCATACCCCTGAGACACGGGGGCCTGTCCCTGGTCCAGACCACCGACTTCTTTTACCCCCTGGTGGAAGATCCCTACATGATGGGGCGCATCGCGTGCGCCAACGTGCTGAGTGACCTCTACGCCATGGGCGTTACTGAGTGTGACAACATGTTGATGCTACTCAGCGTCAGCCAGAGTATGCCTGAGGAGGAGCGAGAAAAGATAACACCACTCATGATTAAAGGTTTTCGGGATGCTGCCGAGGAAGGAGGGACTGCAGTGACTGGTGGGCAAACGGTGGTAAACCCTTGGATTATCATCGGTGGAGTTGCCACTGTGGTGTGTCAACCAAATGAATTCATCCTGCCTGACAGCGCCGTTGTTGGGGATGTGCTCGTGTTAACCAAACCCTTAGGAACCCAAGTTGCCGTCAATGCCCACCAGTGGCTGGATAATCCTGAACGATGGAATAAGATAAAGATGGTGGTCTCCAGAGAAGAGGTAGAGCTGGGTTATCAGGAAGCCATGTTCAACATGGCTACACTCAATAGAATTGCTGCCGGACTGATGCACACGTTTAATGCCCACGCAGCCACAGATATCACCGGCTTTGGCATTCTGGGTCACTCTCAGAACCTtgcaaaacaacaaagaaatgaGGTCTCCTTTGTCATTCATAACCTGCCCATCATTGCCAAGATGGCTGCCATCAGCAAGGCCAGTGGGCGCTTCGGTCTCCTGCAAGGAACCTCAGCAGAAACTTCTGGGGGGCTACTGATTTGTCTGCCAAGAGAACAGGCAGCTCGCTTTTGTTCAGAAATCAAATCTTCAAAATATGGAGAGGGTCATCAAGCGTGGATCGTCGGTATTGTGGAAAAGGGAAACCGGACAGCCCGGATCATTGACAAGCCTCGCGTTATTGAGGTCCTGCCTCGTGGGACCACTGCTACTCCCCTTGCTCCTGAGAACTCCAGTGCCTCCTCTGAGCCTAGCTTGTGA